The nucleotide sequence CCACTCGACAAAAATTCATTGGTTATCTCAAAACCAGCAGCTAACCTGAAAGAGTTATTCAGGCAGAAAAAACGCTGGGCTGTCGGTGGAATTGATGCTCCACTGCTTGGTTTATTCTTAATGTCCTGGGCTTTTCTGACAAATGCTTTTATTCTTTTAACTCCGGTTTTCTTCAGCTCAGTTTGGATTTATTTGGTTGTATTCAAAATATCAATTGATTTATTTGTACTGTATCCAATACATCAAAGATTAGGTCTTCAGAAAAATTTGAAATATTTTTTGTTATGGGAAATTTATTATATGATATATGTCGTCGTTCTTCCTTTGACAGTTTTATTCAACAAAAAAGTAAAATGGAAAGATAGAACTTACTGATGCTTCTTCTTTGTAATTATTATGTAACATATCGGTGCAATGCTTTTTGTGAGTTCTGCCATTTTGGTGATCATAAAAATTTTAAGGAGACACCGTATGCTGACTTAAATGATTTTAAATCGAATGTTGAACAGCTTGCAAAACTTGGAGTAAAATTTATTGATTTGACCGGAGGTGAACCCCTTCTTCATAAAGATATTCACCTGATGGCGGAGTTTGCACGCAATTTTAAAATGCAGACCAGTATCACAACCAATACACTTCTTTATCCGAAGTTTGCTGAAAAACTTGCTGAAAAAATTAATCTGCTTCACTTCTCACTCGATTCTCCTGATGAAGACGAGCATAACAGGATTCGGAAAGTGGATTGCTACAAGTCTGTTTTTAATAGCATTGAGATTGCAAAATCATTTAGTGAGTTTCCTGATATTCTTTTCACTGTAACAAATGAAACTTATAAAAAATTACCGCGAATGCACGAATTGGCTGCTAAACATGATTTGGTCTTACTTGTTAATCCGGTTTTCTCTTACTTTGGTAATCCCGGATTATCTGAGGATGCAGTTGATTTTATTGATGAATATTGTGATGGGAAAATGAACGTCTATCTTAATAAAGCGTTCATGAAACTTCGCAGAGATGGTGGAAATGATATTAGTAATCCAAGTTGTAAAGCAGTCTCACGTGTGATAGTTATATCACCTTACAATGAAATTATTCTGCCTTGTTATCATTTTGCAAATGATAAAATCAATATTGACAGACCGATAGGTGAAATCAGAAAGTCGGACAAGATAAAGCATTTCTTGGATATGGAAGGACGATTTACTTTTTGTGAGGGCTGCACAGTGAATTGTTATTTTGAACCTTCTTTTGCTATCCCGACTAATCTTTATTCGATTTCAAGTTTAACCTCAAAGTTTAAATACAGCTACAATAAACTTATCAAACAAAAAATAAAAAAGTTGTCAAAGTCCGGCTCGGATAGAAAAATTATCTCTAAATCAGAAAGTAATTAATGCGATTTTTACTTGCTACGTTTCTGCTGCTTCTTGTAAAAATTAATTCTTTTGCACAAACTGCAACAGAATGGTTTCCTGCCGATTTAAACATTCAGCCTTTTACTGCACATTTTCTCGAACCGAAGACCGGTTTCCAATATCTTTTTAATCTTGAAAAAGTAAGAATTGATATCGGGACATCACACGATATTATTCGTTTGATAAAAGAAGGCGAGTCATTTTCTGTTGGTGCTGATTTTTTCACTTACACTCGTGCACGCTCAGAAAATAATTTTAAATTCCCTGTTGAAACAGTTGATTATCTTTTTGGAGTAAATGGAAGTTATAAAAAAAAGATTGATGAAAATGAGTGGGGACTCAGGTTACGTTTCAGTCACATCAGCGCTCATCTTGTGGACGGATATTATGATCTCGAAAATGAACTCTGGAGGAATGGGAGAGAACCATTTGTTTACAGCAGAGAATTTTTTGAACTGATTGGTTATTACAAAATTTCTGATATCCGGATTTATGCAGGTGGCACATACAATATTCATATTGTTCCTGATGAAATAAAAAAAGAAATTTTTCAATTCGGGTTTGATTACTATCCTGATATTCTTTCAACTTCAGCATTTACTCCATTTGTCGCCTATGATTTTAAGTTAACCGGAATAGATGAATATTCAGGAAACAATATTATTTCCACTGGATTAAAATTTGGTAAACCCGAGTCAAGAGGATTCAGTATCTTAGCATCCTATTTCTCCGGCAAAAGTGTTCACGGAGAATTTTATGATATCAATGAAAATTATACAACAATTGGAATCAATCTGGATATTTAAATATGGCTGAACCTTTCGGAGAGAATTATTATTCTACATTCTCAACACCTCCGGTTAAGAAATTGAAAGAACGGATTCCACTGCACGTTGGTTTATTTATTATCACATTCATTACCACTACAGTTGCGGGTGTTCAATGGATAAGCGCTTCCGGTGGTCCTTGTGAATTGAAAGAGCTGTTGAGTGGACTACCATATTCAATTTCAATTCTATTGATAATAACATTTCACGAATTTGGGCATTACTTTGCTGCGATGTATCACAAAGTAAAAGCGACGCTTCCATTTTATATTCCTTTTCCTCCAATTCCTTATTTGATAAACTTTGGGACGATGGGTGCAGTGATCAGGACAAAGACGCGCATCCATTCAAAGAAAGCTATGTTTGATATTGGCATTGCAGGACCATTCGCAGGTTTCATTGTTACAATTGTTATTCTCATTTACGGATTCCTGAATATTCCCGGAATAGATTATTTGCTGCACATTCATCCTGATTATTTTGAACCAACATACGGAAAGGAAGGCTTTGCATTAGTATTTGGCGATTCAATTCTTTTCTCTTCTCTGAAAGAAATATTTGTTAAGCCTGGTCAATTCTTTCCACCAATGAGCGAGATTTATCGCTACCCCTACTTATGTGCTGGTTGGTTCGGACTGTTCATTACTTCGATGAATATGATACCTGTTGGGCAGCTTGATGGCGGACATATATCCTTTGCAATGTTTGGAGATAAAAATCATTATAAAATTTCTGTCGCTGCTTCTCTTTTGATGTTTGCATTTGGAGCAGTTGGTTTTGCTGATGCATTTTTGGAATTAAATTTAGGAATTGGCTGGTCGGGTTGGGTTTTCTGGTCATTGATTCTGTACTTCATCATAAAGCTAAAACACCCACCGGTACCGGATGTTACGAAACTCGATTTGGGCAGAATGTTTCTTGGGTATCTTTCATTTTTTATTTTCCTGATTTCTTTTTCTCCGATGCCTATTATGCTTACATTACCTCAATAAATTTCAAAATATCTTAATTTTTACCTTGTGATAGTACTTGCTTCAAAATATTATTCTGCTATGAGGAAAATATATTTCTTACTTATTCCACTTCTCATGTGGGGATGTGAAAAAACCTATGATGGTCTGATCGATTCGAAAACAGATAATTATCAAGTGAGTTCTATTGCAGGAATAAAAGATACTGTTGACTTAAAAAATCCCCCTGATTCATTACTCAACCTTAGGTTGTTATTCACGCAATCAAGTCAGGTATTCAAAGCTTACTTTGATATTTATTCATCGGATAATTCGCGCCTGAATACAGAGCCAGTTGAAATGGACGAAATCCTGGAAAACGTTTTTGAAAATCAGTTTATCCTCAAACGTGAATATCCAATTGGAAATTATACTATCAGATTTTCTGCTGAAGGTTTCGATGGTAAATTAAAGCAGGTTGCACTTACTACATTTTATTTTTTGAATGGGCAGGATAATCTTCCGCCTGTAATTTCAAATTCAGTTATTGAACCTGATACTGTTATAGTTAATGATACGACAGTGATATTTACATCTATTGAAGCAATGGACCCAAATGGTAAGAGTGATTTGCTCGAAGTATATT is from Ignavibacteriota bacterium and encodes:
- a CDS encoding DUF1207 domain-containing protein; translated protein: MRFLLATFLLLLVKINSFAQTATEWFPADLNIQPFTAHFLEPKTGFQYLFNLEKVRIDIGTSHDIIRLIKEGESFSVGADFFTYTRARSENNFKFPVETVDYLFGVNGSYKKKIDENEWGLRLRFSHISAHLVDGYYDLENELWRNGREPFVYSREFFELIGYYKISDIRIYAGGTYNIHIVPDEIKKEIFQFGFDYYPDILSTSAFTPFVAYDFKLTGIDEYSGNNIISTGLKFGKPESRGFSILASYFSGKSVHGEFYDINENYTTIGINLDI
- a CDS encoding site-2 protease family protein, which gives rise to MAEPFGENYYSTFSTPPVKKLKERIPLHVGLFIITFITTTVAGVQWISASGGPCELKELLSGLPYSISILLIITFHEFGHYFAAMYHKVKATLPFYIPFPPIPYLINFGTMGAVIRTKTRIHSKKAMFDIGIAGPFAGFIVTIVILIYGFLNIPGIDYLLHIHPDYFEPTYGKEGFALVFGDSILFSSLKEIFVKPGQFFPPMSEIYRYPYLCAGWFGLFITSMNMIPVGQLDGGHISFAMFGDKNHYKISVAASLLMFAFGAVGFADAFLELNLGIGWSGWVFWSLILYFIIKLKHPPVPDVTKLDLGRMFLGYLSFFIFLISFSPMPIMLTLPQ
- a CDS encoding radical SAM protein, which produces MLLLCNYYVTYRCNAFCEFCHFGDHKNFKETPYADLNDFKSNVEQLAKLGVKFIDLTGGEPLLHKDIHLMAEFARNFKMQTSITTNTLLYPKFAEKLAEKINLLHFSLDSPDEDEHNRIRKVDCYKSVFNSIEIAKSFSEFPDILFTVTNETYKKLPRMHELAAKHDLVLLVNPVFSYFGNPGLSEDAVDFIDEYCDGKMNVYLNKAFMKLRRDGGNDISNPSCKAVSRVIVISPYNEIILPCYHFANDKINIDRPIGEIRKSDKIKHFLDMEGRFTFCEGCTVNCYFEPSFAIPTNLYSISSLTSKFKYSYNKLIKQKIKKLSKSGSDRKIISKSESN